Proteins encoded by one window of Arachis hypogaea cultivar Tifrunner chromosome 1, arahy.Tifrunner.gnm2.J5K5, whole genome shotgun sequence:
- the LOC112708838 gene encoding uncharacterized protein isoform X1: MRRKRGGCAAVHCRRSWGRLKPPPQLGLAVLLGSISALLIVVSVLTSSIRRELKELGVTLPKDAFELIFVFLQEWDKLHFSPKFQPRGCWTCNFESWQIDILHIGSCNTYQS; the protein is encoded by the exons ATGCGACGCAAGAGAGGAGGTTGTGCCGCCGTGCACTGTCGTCGCTCCTGGGGTCGATTGAAGCCGCCGCCGCAGCTAGGGCTTGCCGTGCTCCTGGGGTCGATCTCTGCGCTTCTCATCGTTGTCTCTGTGCTCACGTCGTCGATTAG AAGGGAGCTCAAAGAGTTAGGTGTGACACTTCCAAAGGATGCATTCGAACTGATTTTTGTTTTCCTCCAAGAGTG GGACAAACTCCACTTTTCCCCAAAATTTCAGCCACGAGGCTGCTGGACATGTAATTTTG AATCTTGGCAAATAGACATTCTGCACATAGGAAGCTGCAATACATATCAAAGTTAG
- the LOC112708838 gene encoding uncharacterized protein isoform X2, with the protein MRRKRGGCAAVHCRRSWGRLKPPPQLGLAVLLGSISALLIVVSVLTSSIRELKELGVTLPKDAFELIFVFLQEWDKLHFSPKFQPRGCWTCNFESWQIDILHIGSCNTYQS; encoded by the exons ATGCGACGCAAGAGAGGAGGTTGTGCCGCCGTGCACTGTCGTCGCTCCTGGGGTCGATTGAAGCCGCCGCCGCAGCTAGGGCTTGCCGTGCTCCTGGGGTCGATCTCTGCGCTTCTCATCGTTGTCTCTGTGCTCACGTCGTCGATTAG GGAGCTCAAAGAGTTAGGTGTGACACTTCCAAAGGATGCATTCGAACTGATTTTTGTTTTCCTCCAAGAGTG GGACAAACTCCACTTTTCCCCAAAATTTCAGCCACGAGGCTGCTGGACATGTAATTTTG AATCTTGGCAAATAGACATTCTGCACATAGGAAGCTGCAATACATATCAAAGTTAG
- the LOC112708831 gene encoding uncharacterized protein codes for MVCVSESSDSSKHNRSNGFFVAITAVFSLLAKRASRLKSKPKFSAAKTVTDGGFDDDNWKIELRTPPPKSPLAGPKKLLNNISSKALLSFGHHNQKKKEGGCSAGAEDGWGDGGVWQKEILMGGKCEPLDFSGVIYYDINGKQVSEVPLRSPRASPLPGYLTRPRQEAH; via the coding sequence ATGGTTTGCGTTTCAGAATCCTCAGATTCTTCCAAGCATAACCGTTCCAATGGCTTCTTTGTAGCAATAACTGCCGTCTTTTCTCTCCTCGCGAAACGTGCCAGCCGCCTCAAGTCCAAACCGAAATTTTCCGCGGCCAAAACCGTGACGGACGGAGGTTTTGACGACGATAATTGGAAAATTGAGTTGAGGACGCCGCCGCCAAAATCTCCTTTGGCAGGGCCAAAGAAGCTGCTCAACAATATAAGCAGCAAGGCGTTGCTGTCGTTCGGCCATCACaaccagaagaagaaggaaggtgGTTGTAGTGCCGGGGCGGAGGATGGTTGGGGCGACGGCGGAGTGTGGCAGAAGGAGATATTGATGGGAGGGAAGTGTGAGCCGTTGGATTTTTCCGGCGTTATATATTACGATATCAACGGAAAGCAGGTGAGTGAGGTTCCTCTTAGGTCCCCACGCGCCAGTCCCTTGCCTGGGTATCTCACGCGCCCTAGACAAGAAGCTcactga
- the LOC112770737 gene encoding uncharacterized protein codes for MALVVRFVDKHGFVKERLIDVVHVKDTTSATLKQEICSALSHHNLNIQNVRGQGYDGASNMRGEWKGLQALIIQECPYAYYVHCFAHQLQLALVAAAKEVVDVHAFFQSLSNIINVVCSSCKRNDELRSAYATEISHLVATNQIETGRGANQIGTLKRSGDTRWSSHFNSICSLLRMFGATTSVLEDLATNGSTYSQRGDATYALKSLLSFDFVFILHMMKEIMGITDKLCQALQQKSQDILNAMHLVSSTKSLIQQLRDSSWGALLEKVSSFCNDHAIQIPDMGASFSDIIRSRRKKDVVTVEHHYRVDIFTSVIDFQLKELNSRFSEQATELLILSTSLDPKDAFKLFSVCNICNLVKNFYSLDFSEQEKIQLDYELQHYELDVVKAPDFQNLSTLAELCQKLTETGKSNIYPLIDRLIRLVLTLPVTTATTERAFSAMKIIKTRLRNKMEDEFLADCFLSQRRRPFDTDLLLPPARLFGRCCRPSERATLAHCFRIRIKYSHSMVQSPSPNFLFVQVHLYDV; via the exons ATGGCACTTGTTGTTAGATTTGTTGATAAGCATGGATTTGTCAAAGAAAGGCTAATAGATGTTGTTCATGTCAAAGATACTACTTCTGCTACTCTAAAACAAGAGATTTGTTCTGCATTATCTCATCACAATCTCAACATTCAAAATGTTCGAGGTCAAGGGTATGACGGAGCTAGTAATATGCGTGGAGAGTGGAAAGGGTTACAAGCTTTAATTATTCAAGAATGTCCTTATGCATATTATGTTCATTGCTTTGCTCATCAATTACAGCTAGCTCTTGTTGCTGCGGCTAAAGAAGTTGTTGATGTTCATGCTTTTTTCCAAAGTTTGAGTAATATTATCAATGTTGTGTGCTCTTCTTGCAAACGCAATGATGAATTACGATCTGCTTATGCAACTGAAATTTCCCATTTAGTTGCAACTAATCAAATTGaaacaggaagaggagcaaaTCAAATTGGCACATTAAAAAGATCAGGAGATACCAGGTGGAGCTCTCACTTCAACTCAATTTGTAGCCTTTTACGTATGTTTGGAGCAACAACTTCAGTTCTGGAAGATTTGGCTACTAATGGATCTACATATTCTCAACGTGGTGATGCTACTTATGCTCTTAAatctttattatcatttgattttgttttcattttgcatATGATGAAAGAAATCATGGGAATCACTGATAAACTTTGTCAAGCATTGCAACAAAAATCTCAAGACATTTTGAATGCTATGCATCTGGTTTCTAGTACAAAGTCATTGATTCAACAGTTAAGAGATAGTAGTTGGGGAGCACTTTTGGAGAAAGTTAGTTCTTTCTGCAATGATCATGCTATTCAGATACCTGATATGGGTGCTTCTTTTAGTGACATAATTCGGTCTCGTCGTAAAAAGGATGTTGTCACTGTTGAACACCACTATCGTGTTGACATTTTTACTAGCGTGATAGATTTTCAATTGAAAGAGCTAAATAGTAGATTTAGTGAGCAAGCAACCGAGCTCCTCATACTGAGTACATCTCTAGATCCTAAAGATGCTTTCAAGTTATTCAGTGTTTGCAACATATGCAATCTTGTAAAGAATTTctattctttagatttttctgagcaagaaaagattcaattggattatgagttacaacattatgaacttgatgtggttaaagctccagattttcagaatttgtctactcttgctgaattgtgtcaaaaattgacagagacaggaaaatcaaatatatatcctttaattgatagattaattcgtcttgttttgactcttcctgtgacaacagcaacaactgaacgggccttttcagctatgaagattattaaaacaaggcttcgaaacaagatggaagatgaatttttagcagatt GTTTTCTGAGCCAGCGTCGCCGGCCCTTCGACACCGATCTCCTCCTGCCGCCAGCCCGTTTATTTGGTCGCTGTTGCAGGCCTTCCGAGAGAGCAACGCTGGCACATTGTTTTCGAATCCGAATCAAGTATAGTCATTCAATGGTTCAATCTCCCTCTCCAAATTTCTTATTTGTCCAAGTGCATCTGTATGATGTTTGA